A stretch of Fusarium poae strain DAOMC 252244 chromosome 2, whole genome shotgun sequence DNA encodes these proteins:
- a CDS encoding hypothetical protein (TransMembrane:5 (o30-51i107-129o145-168i228-249o261-284i)): protein MATLDLDGPALAPPKGEVSNLNDPPNQNGLAYAVLIICAVITTICFLLRAYGRVYLLKKFQTEEILMTLAYGNYWGAAYATFKMVDTPGYFVHQWNVRLKDVIPTNYWVLIFGVCYSFVLPFLKIAILVEWCRLFVPFGTRTKSIFWWGCIAIGFVQATSNTAIVVALNMQCNPHEAIWDFRIPDAKCWDLHKLQVASATIHLCCDIAIFLLPQQVIWKLKMSWQKRMGVSVIFGLGLLACVSAAFRLAVTVKYGKAADALYALAPLVFWATAEMTCGFFVVCVPCIPKILKEAGVIRNIKRAFGMSTAPTNPNTGDRYGKSGTKGSQLSSTGPKSYYKLDEDGVPLGTLKGSESTEYLRDNANNGQGITRTTQIKITQDNRSTSDSEGHAAFPASQKPWGV from the exons ATGGCTACACTTGATCTAGATGGACCGGCCCTTGCACCTCCGAAGGGCGAGGTGTCAAATCTGAATGATCCCCCAAATCAGAATGGCCTGGCTTATGCTGTTCTGATTATCTGCGCGGTGATTACCACGATATGCTTCCTTTTGAGAGCTTATGGGCGAGTATATCTGCTGAAGAAGTTTCAGACTGAAGAGA TTCTCATGACCTTGGCATAT GGCAACTACTGGGGTGCTGCCTATGCGACGTTCAAGATGGTGGATACGCCTGGATATTTCGTGCATCAATGGAATGTCCGTCTCAAGGATGTAATTCCCACAAACTAC TGGGTTCTCATCTTTGGAGTCTGCTACTCCTTCGTCCTCCCGTTTCTTAAAATCGCTATCCTCGTTGAATGGTGTCGCCTCTTCGTGCCTTTCGGCACACGAACAAAGAGCATCTTCTGGTGGGGTTGTATAGCCATTGGCTTTGTCCAGGCCACATCCAATACCGCAATTGTCGTTGCTCTGAACATGCAGTGCAACCCTCACGAGGCCATCTGGGACTTTAGAATCCCAGACGCCAAATGCTGGGACTTGCATAAGCTGCAGGTCGCGTCTGCTACGATCCACTTGTGCTGCGATATTGCCATCTTTTTACTGCCCCAGCAGGTTATctggaagttgaagatgtctTGGCAGAAGAGGATGGGTGTATCGGTTATCTTCGGTCTCGGTCTCCT GGCCTGTGTATCCGCCGCCTTCAGACTGGCTGTCACAGTCAAGTACGGCAAAGCCGCCGATGCTCTCTACGCCCTCGCCCCTCTCGTCTTCTGGGCAACCGCCGAAATGACCTGCGGCTTCTTCGTCGTCTGCGTCCCGTGTATCCCCAAGATTCTCAAAGAAGCCGGCGTTATCCGCAACATCAAGCGTGCATTCGGCATGAGCACCGCCCCCACGAACCCTAATACTGGAGACCGATATGGCAAAAGTGGAACAAAGGGTTCACAGCTCTCGTCTACGGGCCCCAAGTCTTACTACAAGCTAGATGAGGATGGCGTGCCATTGGGAACACTCAAAGGATCTGAATCGACGGAGTATTTGCGGGATAATGCCAACAATGGGCAGGGAATTACTCGGACGACGCAGATCAAGATCACGCAGGATAATCGCTCGACAAGTGATTCGGAAGGTCATGCTGCGTTCCCGGCGTCTCAGAAGCCCTGGGGTGTATAA